The following nucleotide sequence is from Atribacterota bacterium.
CTATCATGGTCTCACGGAGTTTAGAAGCAGCGACGATTCTTGCTCAGCAGGGAATTGAAGCCGAAGTTCTGGATTTGCGCAGTCTGAGACCTTTGGATGAAGAGCTCATTTTACAATCAGTTAGGAAAACCAATAGAGCCATCATAATCTATGAACCATCAAAGTTCGGTGCCTTTGGTGCCGAAATCGCAGCACTCATCATGGAAAAAGCCTTTGATTACCTTGATGCTCCTGTAATTCGACTGGGCGGAGAAGAAATGCCACCTCCGTACAATCCCAATCTGGAGAAAAAACTGGTGCCTCAGGTGGAAGACATTATTCGGGGCGTTCAAGAAATGGTGACCTAAAATATATCTCTATCCTATGCTTTTCGTCTGTCCAGCCTTGTGGTACAGTAGCAAAGAGGGTCTTTCCAAGGGAGGATAAGCCTTGAAAAGGTTCAATCAGCGAGAACTTTTGATAGAAGTTGCACGACTATATTATTATCAGCACCTTACC
It contains:
- a CDS encoding transketolase C-terminal domain-containing protein, with protein sequence IMVSRSLEAATILAQQGIEAEVLDLRSLRPLDEELILQSVRKTNRAIIIYEPSKFGAFGAEIAALIMEKAFDYLDAPVIRLGGEEMPPPYNPNLEKKLVPQVEDIIRGVQEMVT